The segment GAGTTTATCTCTGAACTGCGCTCGCGCTCTCTTGTTGAACATTAAGATCCGGATCGAAGCAGGTGCCATGCCGAGCGCGTCGACGAGGTACTTGACTCGCTGCACCATCGTCGTTGTCTTGCCAGATCCCGCGACAGCCAGTACCCGGGCATGCCGACCAAGCGGGTGCTTTACAACGCGCTCCTGTTCCGGGGTCAATGTTTCCGAACTCAAAGCTCATCCTCCAGGTTCGGCATGGCTTTCGCCGCGGTGTTGGACTGGGCAGGCAGCTGAAACCGTATCTTCAGACCATGAGAGTAGTCGGGATTGTCACCGCCCAGATGAGCGATGACGATCGCATTGACGGGTGCGCCGAGTTGGTCAAA is part of the Phycisphaeraceae bacterium genome and harbors:
- a CDS encoding UvrD-helicase domain-containing protein, translating into MSSETLTPEQERVVKHPLGRHARVLAVAGSGKTTTMVQRVKYLVDALGMAPASIRILMFNKRARAQFRDKL